From the genome of Argonema galeatum A003/A1, one region includes:
- a CDS encoding pentapeptide repeat-containing protein yields the protein MKSKAILSALLLALTGTTISIAADPDHVRQIRRAGDCEGCDLSGADLKGVNLAGANLRSGTFEGTNLSGVNLTRANLTGANLRNANLSAANLAGANLVEAILSNTNLSGANLAGARIRDAFWSHETNLSGANLRGVNLNNKGLLYINFSRANLSGANLSNTRLNGANLSKANLTSANLSGSILFRANLSGANLQGANLCRATMPDGRISQQGCVGNRRR from the coding sequence ATGAAATCGAAAGCGATACTTTCAGCTTTGCTCCTGGCCCTTACTGGCACAACCATTTCAATAGCCGCCGATCCAGATCATGTTAGACAGATACGACGAGCCGGAGACTGCGAGGGGTGTGACTTAAGTGGAGCCGACTTAAAAGGCGTTAACTTGGCCGGTGCAAACCTTCGCAGTGGAACATTCGAGGGTACTAACTTAAGTGGTGTTAACTTGACCCGCGCAAATCTTACAGGAGCTAATCTTAGAAATGCCAACTTAAGTGCAGCGAATCTTGCTGGCGCAAATCTCGTGGAGGCCATTCTATCAAATACCAACTTAAGTGGAGCAAATTTAGCCGGTGCGCGAATCAGAGATGCTTTTTGGTCACATGAAACCAATCTAAGCGGCGCTAATCTTAGGGGAGTCAACCTTAACAACAAAGGTCTTCTTTATATTAATTTCAGTCGAGCTAATTTAAGTGGCGCTAATTTAAGTAACACTCGTTTAAATGGAGCCAATTTAAGTAAGGCCAATTTGACATCTGCCAATTTAAGTGGCTCTATTTTGTTCCGAGCTAACTTAAGCGGTGCAAATCTCCAAGGTGCCAACTTGTGTCGCGCAACCATGCCAGATGGCAGAATATCTCAGCAAGGATGTGTTGGGAATAGAAGGCGATAA
- the hpxZ gene encoding oxalurate catabolism protein HpxZ, translating into MDINIPDVVAEVTAAFQRYEKALISNDIAVLDELFWQSSQTVRFGVEENLYGYDAIATFRSKRSSANLERVLINTVITTYGRDLATVNTEFKRPPSSNQIGRQSQTWMRTAEGWRVVSAHVSFLVGE; encoded by the coding sequence ATGGATATCAATATTCCCGATGTGGTAGCTGAAGTGACAGCAGCATTTCAGCGTTATGAAAAGGCATTAATTAGCAATGACATCGCCGTACTAGACGAACTATTTTGGCAAAGTTCCCAGACTGTCCGCTTTGGCGTGGAAGAAAATCTGTACGGTTATGATGCTATAGCCACTTTTCGCAGCAAGCGATCGTCCGCTAATTTAGAAAGGGTACTGATAAATACTGTCATCACCACTTACGGACGGGATTTGGCCACAGTAAATACAGAATTTAAACGCCCACCATCCTCAAATCAGATCGGACGCCAAAGTCAAACTTGGATGCGAACCGCAGAAGGTTGGCGCGTTGTTAGCGCCCATGTTTCATTTCTAGTTGGCGAGTAA
- a CDS encoding cysteine hydrolase family protein — MMKPLRTLGVPPNAWAVDAEIADITRPPLEPQSIILPTETKKLRLDLAKAAILVIDMQNDFCHPDGWLAHIGVDVTPTQTPINPLKTLLPELRKANVSVIWLNWGNRPDLLNISAGLRHVYNPTGSSVGLGDPLPVSGAKVLMAGSWAAAVVDELEQKPEDIRVDKYRMSGFWDTPLDSILRNLGKTTLFFGGVNADQCVMATLQDANFLGYDCILVEDCTATTSPEYCWQATLYNVKQCFGFVTDSQAILKAITHSILDERILDFGLNPQQ; from the coding sequence ATGATGAAACCCCTCCGTACCTTGGGCGTACCCCCAAATGCCTGGGCAGTTGATGCCGAAATAGCCGATATCACCCGCCCGCCCCTCGAACCCCAATCCATAATACTGCCAACAGAAACCAAAAAGCTACGCCTGGATTTGGCAAAAGCAGCCATATTAGTAATTGATATGCAAAATGACTTCTGTCATCCAGATGGCTGGCTAGCGCATATTGGCGTAGACGTGACACCCACACAGACTCCCATCAATCCCCTCAAAACACTACTGCCAGAATTGCGAAAAGCCAATGTTTCTGTAATTTGGCTAAATTGGGGAAACCGTCCCGATTTACTGAATATCAGTGCTGGATTGCGCCACGTTTACAATCCTACAGGCTCGAGCGTAGGTTTGGGCGATCCTTTGCCTGTCAGTGGTGCCAAAGTCCTGATGGCTGGTAGTTGGGCAGCGGCAGTAGTAGATGAATTAGAACAAAAACCTGAAGATATCCGTGTTGATAAATACAGAATGAGCGGTTTTTGGGATACTCCTTTAGATAGTATCCTGCGAAACCTGGGAAAAACTACTCTATTCTTTGGAGGAGTGAATGCCGATCAGTGCGTAATGGCTACATTGCAAGATGCTAACTTCCTGGGTTATGACTGTATTTTAGTTGAGGATTGCACCGCCACTACTTCCCCAGAGTATTGCTGGCAAGCCACTCTTTATAACGTAAAACAATGTTTTGGTTTTGTCACCGATTCCCAAGCTATCTTAAAGGCAATTACTCATTCGATTTTGGATGAAAGGATTTTAGATTTTGGATTGAACCCACAGCAGTAA
- a CDS encoding cupin domain-containing protein gives MTNRCMIPVVKSLRDYQAFRISPQDSNRLAIVFDPASANVSLTLCVEIFDAGGKTPPNRHNMAVEMFFILKGEGLATCDGKTVSISAGDSILVPPTGTHELKNTGSGRLYALCFMVPNEDFVELIRSGTPVELDEEDLRVLSRTDALVPC, from the coding sequence ATGACTAATCGTTGCATGATTCCGGTTGTTAAGTCTCTCAGAGATTATCAAGCTTTTCGCATCAGTCCCCAGGACAGCAATCGGTTAGCGATCGTCTTCGATCCGGCAAGTGCTAACGTATCGTTAACTTTGTGCGTCGAAATTTTTGATGCTGGTGGTAAAACTCCTCCCAATCGTCATAATATGGCTGTGGAAATGTTTTTTATCCTCAAAGGAGAAGGATTGGCAACCTGTGATGGAAAAACCGTTTCTATTAGTGCCGGAGACAGCATATTAGTACCGCCAACAGGAACTCACGAACTTAAAAATACGGGTTCCGGGCGCTTGTACGCCCTGTGTTTTATGGTTCCCAACGAAGACTTTGTGGAACTGATTCGCAGCGGCACACCCGTAGAGTTAGATGAAGAAGATTTAAGAGTTCTCAGTCGTACAGATGCGCTGGTTCCATGCTAA
- a CDS encoding amidohydrolase, which yields MSFTLQQALIPVDRAYATADVQVVGDRIAAIDPNLDAIGIAVDCNNKLLLPGFVNAHTHSSEMWQRGVIPPVPLELWLAELYDFVPLELEQIYLTALGTAVETLLSGGTSVVDHLVLIPGKEIETIATAVRAYKEVGIRAFIAPLIQDESLTAGIPSGDTKQEHETYIRSTSATLQLIEDAVNKFHKPEEGVYILVAPTGIQLCSDALFEGCAELSDRYNLCRHSHLLETKAQVLLAQEKYGCSAVEHLQRIGYLGSRTSLAHCVHLTDADIAILVETQSTVVHNPLSNLRLGSGIAPILKYLQAGVNVSFGCDGSASNDSQDLLEAIKIGSILHNVTDLDYHHWIEPRQSVEMASLGGAKGLNVADELGSLTVGKKADMVLYDLKSLSLLPRTDPIGLLILGRPTQAVDSVWVNGKRVVANGQVTTIDVDKLRKELFDRSQWSTNRQSKTLGEVSAHYRSVMGLPDRSGQGYS from the coding sequence GTGAGTTTTACTCTCCAACAAGCGTTAATTCCGGTCGATCGCGCTTACGCAACCGCTGATGTGCAAGTAGTAGGCGATCGCATTGCCGCTATTGACCCCAATCTGGATGCGATCGGCATTGCTGTCGATTGTAACAACAAACTCCTCCTCCCCGGTTTCGTCAACGCGCACACCCACTCCTCGGAGATGTGGCAGCGGGGAGTGATTCCCCCGGTTCCCCTAGAATTGTGGCTTGCAGAACTCTACGACTTTGTACCTCTGGAACTGGAACAAATTTACCTGACTGCTTTAGGTACGGCGGTAGAAACTTTGCTGTCTGGAGGCACAAGTGTTGTCGATCACTTAGTTTTGATTCCGGGTAAAGAAATCGAAACTATTGCTACGGCTGTTCGCGCTTACAAAGAAGTCGGTATCCGCGCTTTTATCGCCCCCCTCATTCAGGATGAATCTCTCACAGCAGGCATTCCCAGCGGCGATACAAAACAGGAACACGAAACTTATATTCGCTCGACAAGCGCCACTCTGCAATTAATAGAAGACGCTGTAAATAAGTTTCACAAACCAGAAGAAGGCGTTTATATTCTGGTTGCGCCGACGGGAATTCAACTGTGTTCTGATGCTTTGTTTGAAGGTTGTGCAGAATTGAGCGATCGCTACAATCTCTGTCGCCATTCTCACCTGCTAGAAACTAAAGCCCAAGTGTTGCTAGCTCAAGAAAAATACGGATGTAGCGCAGTTGAACATCTGCAGCGCATCGGTTATCTGGGTTCCCGCACTTCTTTAGCCCACTGCGTGCATTTGACCGATGCAGATATTGCCATTTTGGTAGAAACTCAATCCACCGTTGTACATAATCCCCTCAGTAACCTGCGTTTGGGTAGCGGCATTGCTCCTATTTTGAAATATCTGCAAGCGGGAGTCAATGTGTCTTTTGGGTGTGATGGTTCTGCTAGTAACGATTCGCAAGATTTGCTGGAAGCTATCAAGATTGGTTCGATTTTGCACAACGTGACGGATTTAGATTATCACCACTGGATCGAACCGCGTCAATCGGTGGAAATGGCATCTTTGGGAGGTGCTAAAGGATTGAATGTGGCGGATGAACTTGGTTCTCTGACTGTGGGCAAAAAAGCCGATATGGTACTTTACGATCTTAAGAGTTTGTCGCTGTTACCGCGCACAGACCCGATAGGTTTGTTAATATTGGGTCGTCCCACTCAGGCGGTTGACAGTGTTTGGGTAAATGGCAAAAGAGTTGTTGCGAATGGGCAGGTGACAACTATCGATGTAGATAAGTTAAGAAAGGAATTGTTCGATCGCAGTCAGTGGAGTACAAATCGCCAGTCAAAAACACTGGGTGAAGTGTCAGCCCATTATCGCAGTGTGATGGGATTGCCAGATCGATCGGGCCAAGGTTACTCGTAG
- a CDS encoding alpha/beta hydrolase, with the protein MYLNTKTMGHIHIIRDFYSFAEQVNRTLRIFTPDAYDRQPDRRFPVLYMFDGQNIFSDPESAVYDTWCANTTLERLVSELTIQPWIIVGIDHLPNRIEEYSPWIGGRAHLTAEFLINHLKPYIDRTYRTLPETENTAVMGSSMGGLFSLYLGKTYPQIFGRIGGISPALMLAGGQMFYYWDRHTRFGSKILLYVGSKEQYSFYGVGLDYVPITQDFYNRLKQLGYTDSELHFVLAEGEIHHETSWQKQLPALMTWLLAPQANTSFF; encoded by the coding sequence ATGTACTTAAATACAAAAACAATGGGCCACATCCACATCATTCGCGACTTTTACTCATTTGCAGAACAAGTTAATCGCACCCTCCGCATCTTTACCCCAGACGCCTACGATCGGCAACCTGATAGGCGCTTTCCGGTGCTGTATATGTTCGACGGACAAAATATCTTTTCTGACCCGGAATCTGCTGTATACGATACTTGGTGCGCCAACACCACACTAGAGCGCTTGGTATCTGAACTCACTATCCAACCTTGGATTATTGTCGGTATCGACCACTTACCAAACCGCATCGAAGAGTATTCCCCGTGGATAGGCGGTCGCGCTCATTTAACAGCAGAGTTTTTGATTAATCACTTAAAGCCTTACATCGATCGCACTTACCGCACCTTGCCAGAAACCGAAAATACCGCAGTCATGGGATCTAGTATGGGCGGATTATTTTCCCTATATTTAGGCAAAACCTATCCCCAAATTTTTGGGCGAATTGGCGGGATTTCTCCGGCGCTGATGTTAGCGGGCGGCCAAATGTTTTATTACTGGGATAGGCACACCCGCTTCGGGTCAAAAATACTGCTGTACGTCGGTAGCAAGGAGCAATATTCCTTCTACGGAGTTGGGTTGGATTATGTACCCATTACCCAAGACTTTTACAATCGTTTGAAACAGCTTGGTTACACCGATTCTGAGTTGCATTTTGTGCTAGCAGAAGGGGAGATCCACCACGAAACTTCTTGGCAAAAACAGCTACCGGCTTTGATGACTTGGTTGCTTGCGCCACAAGCAAATACCAGCTTTTTTTAG